GCGCGCCCAGTGGCGGCCGAGGCGCCTGATCCAGCCGGTGGTGGAGGTGACCGCTAGCGGCACCAGCAGCAGCCAGGCGATGAAACCCACGGTGATGTACGGACGCTTGGCGATGTCCTCGAACACCTGCGTCCAGAACCCGCGCAGGTCCAGGCCGAGGTAGGCGGCGAAATGCAGCGTGGCGTAGGCGAAGGCGTACAGCCCGAGCATGCGCCGGAAGCGCACCAGCACGCTCCAGCCGCTGAGCTGGCGCAAGGGCGTGATCGCCAGGGTGAGCATCAGGAAACGCAGCGCCCACAGGCCGAGGCGGTGCTCGATCTCGGCGACCGGGTCCGCGCCGAGCGCATTGCCGCCGGTTCTGGCCACGCTCCACACCTGCCACAGCAGGATCGCCAGCGGAGTGAGCGCGGCGAGGTGGACGAGGGTCTTGGCGAGGATGATCCGCGGTTCGGCGCGACGCCTCGGCTTCGCCATCAGAACCACTTCTTCAGGTCCATGCCGGCATACAGCGACGCGACCTGTTCGGCATAACCGTTGAACGGCCGGGTCGGGATGCGTTCGGCGAACAGCTTGCTGGCGCTGCCGGCGATCCGGCGCTCGCTCTTCTGGCTCCAGCGCGGGTGGTCGACCGCGGGGTTCACGTTGGAGAAGAACCCGTATTCCGAGGGCTGCGACAGGTTCCAGCTGGTCTTCGGCATGCGCTCGACGAAGGTGATCGCGATGATCGACTTGATTCCCTTGAAGCCGTATTTCCACGGCACCACGAGGCGCAACGGCGCGCCGTTCTGCTGCG
Above is a genomic segment from Thermomonas aquatica containing:
- the msrQ gene encoding protein-methionine-sulfoxide reductase heme-binding subunit MsrQ produces the protein MAKPRRRAEPRIILAKTLVHLAALTPLAILLWQVWSVARTGGNALGADPVAEIEHRLGLWALRFLMLTLAITPLRQLSGWSVLVRFRRMLGLYAFAYATLHFAAYLGLDLRGFWTQVFEDIAKRPYITVGFIAWLLLVPLAVTSTTGWIRRLGRHWARLHMLVYAVAVLAVLHFWWLVKSDIREPALYAGIAALLLGWRLWKRWRVRTSLSARA